A single window of Streptomyces cathayae DNA harbors:
- a CDS encoding MBL fold metallo-hydrolase, whose translation MFFIDTIEVKGLGNRGHLAGGERTAVVVDPPRDIDRVIAAAVRRGVRISHVVETHLHNDYVTGGQELARITGAAYLVPAGARVAFARVPVHDGDRADIDAAAGLTLRALATPGHTPHHTSYVLEENGTARAVFTGGSLLIGTVGRPDLVEPRLTEHLARAQHASARRLAAELPEETAVLPTHGFGSFCSSTQAEGDSTTIGKEKASNAALTRDVDTFVADLLAGLDDIPAYYAHMGPVNATGPAPVDLTRPALAGAEEIAARLAAGEWVVDLRNRVAFADGHVSGSFNFEAEGQLATYLAWLIPWGKPVTLLAESSEQLAAAQRELARVGIDRPAAAATGGPADWVREGEEPASFPRATFADLAGRHPAEGLVVLDVRRDAERAGGHVRGSVHIPIHTLHRRLDEVPEGEVWVHCAGGMRAAVAASLLDAAGRDVVAVDDLFDEAGRAGLTVREG comes from the coding sequence GTGTTCTTCATCGACACGATCGAGGTGAAAGGGCTCGGTAACCGCGGTCATCTGGCGGGAGGCGAGCGGACGGCGGTGGTGGTCGACCCGCCGCGCGACATCGACCGGGTGATCGCGGCGGCTGTGCGGCGCGGAGTGCGGATCTCGCACGTCGTCGAGACGCACCTGCACAACGACTACGTCACCGGTGGCCAGGAGCTGGCCCGGATCACGGGCGCCGCCTATCTCGTGCCCGCCGGGGCCCGGGTCGCCTTCGCGCGGGTACCGGTGCACGACGGCGACCGCGCGGACATCGACGCCGCCGCCGGTCTGACCCTGCGCGCCCTGGCCACGCCCGGCCACACCCCGCACCACACCTCCTACGTGCTGGAGGAGAACGGCACGGCACGCGCGGTCTTCACCGGCGGTTCGCTGCTGATCGGTACCGTCGGGCGCCCGGACCTGGTGGAGCCGCGACTGACCGAGCACCTGGCCCGGGCGCAGCACGCCTCCGCGCGCCGGCTCGCCGCCGAGCTGCCCGAGGAGACGGCGGTGCTCCCCACGCACGGCTTCGGCAGCTTCTGCTCGTCCACCCAGGCCGAGGGCGACAGCACGACGATCGGCAAGGAGAAGGCGTCCAACGCGGCCCTCACCCGGGACGTGGACACCTTCGTCGCCGACCTGCTGGCCGGTCTGGACGACATCCCCGCCTACTACGCGCACATGGGGCCGGTCAACGCCACGGGCCCCGCGCCCGTCGACCTGACCCGGCCCGCCCTCGCCGGCGCCGAGGAGATCGCCGCCCGGCTGGCGGCGGGGGAGTGGGTGGTGGACCTGCGCAACCGCGTCGCCTTCGCCGACGGGCACGTCTCCGGCTCGTTCAACTTCGAGGCCGAAGGGCAGCTTGCCACCTATCTGGCCTGGCTGATCCCCTGGGGCAAGCCCGTCACCCTGCTCGCCGAGTCGTCCGAGCAGCTCGCCGCCGCCCAGCGCGAGCTGGCCCGCGTGGGCATCGACCGCCCGGCCGCCGCGGCCACCGGGGGACCGGCCGACTGGGTGCGCGAGGGCGAGGAGCCGGCCTCCTTCCCGCGGGCGACCTTCGCCGACCTCGCCGGCCGGCACCCCGCGGAGGGCCTCGTCGTCCTGGACGTCCGGCGTGATGCGGAGCGGGCGGGCGGACACGTCCGGGGCTCGGTGCACATTCCGATCCACACCCTGCACAGGCGCCTCGACGAGGTCCCCGAGGGTGAGGTGTGGGTGCACTGCGCGGGCGGTATGCGGGCCGCCGTCGCCGCCTCCCTGCTGGATGCCGCGGGACGTGACGTCGTCGCCGTGGACGACCTCTTCGACGAGGCCGGGCGGGCCGGACTCACCGTCCGCGAGGGCTGA
- a CDS encoding DUF3105 domain-containing protein, translating into MSKTSKKEAAAARKARVEELRRVEKARERRRRVITITLSTVIVAGLVGWGGYALDSANEKSEQQAAEAKKPVRGEKTWEAKELTRNHVQGTVKYAMSPPVGGDHSQAWMTCEGTVYTEAIPNENAVHSLEHGAVWVTYNDKAADADIETLGDKVSRTPYSLMSPVTDQSGAITLSAWGRQLTVDKASDPRIDQFFTKYVQGPQTPEPGAACSGGLMAS; encoded by the coding sequence ATGAGCAAGACCAGCAAGAAGGAAGCCGCGGCTGCCCGCAAGGCCCGCGTCGAAGAGTTGCGTCGCGTCGAGAAGGCGCGGGAGCGTCGTCGCCGCGTCATCACCATCACGCTCAGCACGGTCATCGTCGCGGGGCTGGTCGGGTGGGGCGGGTACGCCCTCGACAGCGCCAACGAGAAGAGCGAGCAGCAGGCGGCCGAGGCGAAGAAGCCCGTACGGGGCGAGAAGACCTGGGAGGCGAAGGAGCTCACCCGCAACCACGTCCAGGGCACCGTGAAGTACGCGATGAGCCCACCGGTCGGCGGTGACCACAGCCAGGCGTGGATGACCTGCGAGGGCACCGTCTACACCGAGGCGATACCGAACGAGAACGCCGTCCACTCCCTCGAGCACGGCGCGGTCTGGGTCACCTACAACGACAAGGCCGCCGACGCCGACATCGAGACCCTCGGGGACAAGGTCTCCAGGACCCCGTACAGCCTGATGAGCCCGGTCACGGACCAGTCCGGGGCGATCACGCTGTCGGCCTGGGGGCGCCAGCTCACCGTGGACAAGGCATCGGACCCGCGGATCGACCAGTTCTTCACCAAGTACGTCCAAGGGCCCCAGACCCCTGAGCCGGGTGCCGCCTGCTCGGGCGGCCTGATGGCGTCATGA
- a CDS encoding DUF305 domain-containing protein — protein MTGTVVTERATAPEEGHGPRPGLARWLTVGAAALVAVVVALSALVVVSGENEQTVGVPAADSADAGFARDMAVHHQQAVEMSYIVRDRTADEDIRRLAYDIAQTQANQRGMMLGWLDLWELPKISPDGYMTWMHGGHEDHGSKGGSLMPGMATAAELGRLGELEDDQAEILYLQLMIDHHISGVDMARACVSQCEVDTEQKLAQSMVEGQQSEVELMTALLKERGATPRK, from the coding sequence ATGACCGGGACGGTCGTGACGGAACGAGCCACGGCTCCGGAAGAGGGACACGGCCCGCGGCCCGGTCTCGCCCGCTGGCTGACCGTGGGCGCGGCGGCCCTCGTCGCCGTAGTCGTGGCCCTGTCGGCCCTGGTCGTGGTGAGCGGGGAGAACGAGCAGACGGTCGGTGTTCCGGCCGCGGACTCCGCCGATGCGGGGTTCGCTCGCGACATGGCCGTCCACCACCAGCAGGCGGTGGAGATGTCGTACATCGTCCGTGACCGTACGGCCGACGAGGACATCCGGCGTCTCGCGTACGACATCGCGCAGACTCAGGCCAACCAGCGCGGCATGATGCTCGGCTGGCTCGATCTGTGGGAGCTCCCGAAGATCTCGCCCGACGGGTACATGACGTGGATGCACGGTGGCCACGAGGACCACGGGTCGAAGGGCGGGTCCCTGATGCCGGGCATGGCCACGGCCGCGGAACTCGGCCGGCTCGGTGAGCTCGAGGACGATCAGGCGGAGATCCTCTACCTCCAGCTCATGATCGACCATCACATCAGCGGCGTCGACATGGCCCGCGCCTGTGTCTCGCAGTGCGAGGTGGACACCGAGCAGAAGCTGGCGCAGAGCATGGTCGAGGGCCAGCAGTCGGAGGTGGAGCTGATGACCGCCTTGCTGAAGGAGCGCGGAGCCACGCCCCGGAAGTGA
- a CDS encoding VanW family protein has product MHPRIPPSPRKAPLPPVALAGGALAVGIGGLYLAGLLLTGGEIEAGTTVRGLDIGGLTREEATRKLERHLAADGSRHLAVQVGDRKGTVDPRQAGIAFGIRETVDRAASTGADPVSVIGGLFRSGGGDIEPVVRIDEDKARATLGKLAKTLDQQARDGAVSFDEGRVEQITPRTGYALDVDAATGALRAPFLRGAADSVTVLPARETRPKVTAEEVRRAVRAFAQPAMSAPVTLTAGDKRFTITPAVLGEHLTMRPDDTGRLTPELDSEGLRAAPAVAGALNGLPTTPQNARLGLQGEKVVVTSEARPAVQVTDKALGKAVLPLLTESGDGRTGEVATEQIQPEITRESAARLGLTEKMSSFTVTFEPAAYRTTNIGRAAELIDGSVVMPDETWSFNRTVGERTRANGFVDGIMILDGQYVEAAGGGVSAVATTVFNAMFFAGVKPVEYGAHSFYIERYPEGREATVAWGSLDLRFANDSGKAVYIQAESTDTSVTVSFLGTKKYDEITSVKGPRTNVRQPAKKVSTVEKCVPQTPLEGFDVTVQRIFRDNGREVRREPFHTHYTPRDEVTCAEAPGERRP; this is encoded by the coding sequence ATGCACCCCCGAATACCCCCTTCCCCCCGCAAAGCCCCGCTCCCGCCCGTCGCCCTGGCGGGCGGCGCGCTGGCCGTCGGCATCGGCGGCCTGTATCTCGCCGGGCTGCTGCTCACCGGCGGTGAGATCGAGGCGGGTACCACGGTGCGCGGCCTGGACATCGGGGGTCTGACCCGCGAGGAAGCCACCCGGAAGCTGGAGCGGCACCTGGCGGCGGACGGCTCGCGGCACCTGGCGGTGCAGGTCGGCGACCGCAAGGGCACGGTCGATCCGCGGCAGGCGGGGATCGCCTTCGGCATCCGGGAGACCGTCGACCGGGCGGCGTCCACCGGCGCCGATCCGGTCAGCGTGATCGGCGGGCTGTTCCGCTCGGGCGGTGGTGACATCGAGCCGGTCGTGCGGATCGACGAGGACAAGGCCCGTGCCACCCTCGGGAAGCTGGCGAAGACGCTCGACCAGCAGGCCCGCGACGGTGCCGTCTCCTTCGACGAGGGCCGTGTCGAGCAGATCACCCCGCGCACCGGGTACGCGCTGGACGTGGACGCCGCGACCGGTGCCCTGCGTGCCCCCTTCCTGCGCGGCGCGGCGGACTCGGTCACGGTGCTGCCCGCACGCGAGACCAGGCCGAAGGTCACCGCGGAGGAGGTACGGCGGGCGGTGCGCGCGTTCGCGCAGCCGGCGATGTCGGCACCGGTCACGCTCACCGCGGGCGACAAGCGGTTCACGATCACCCCGGCCGTGCTGGGCGAGCACCTGACGATGCGGCCGGACGACACCGGCAGGCTCACACCGGAGCTCGACAGCGAGGGCCTGCGCGCCGCCCCCGCGGTGGCCGGCGCCCTGAACGGCCTTCCCACCACACCCCAGAACGCCCGGCTGGGGCTCCAGGGCGAGAAGGTCGTGGTGACCTCCGAGGCCCGACCCGCCGTGCAGGTAACCGACAAGGCCCTGGGCAAGGCCGTCCTGCCCCTGCTCACCGAGTCGGGCGACGGCCGCACCGGCGAGGTGGCCACAGAGCAGATCCAGCCGGAGATCACCCGCGAGAGCGCGGCACGCCTGGGACTGACGGAGAAGATGTCCTCCTTCACCGTCACCTTCGAGCCGGCCGCCTACCGCACGACGAACATCGGCCGGGCCGCGGAACTCATCGACGGCTCCGTCGTCATGCCGGACGAGACCTGGAGCTTCAACCGGACCGTCGGCGAGCGCACCCGGGCCAACGGCTTCGTCGACGGCATCATGATCCTCGACGGCCAGTACGTCGAAGCGGCCGGCGGCGGGGTCTCCGCCGTGGCCACGACCGTCTTCAACGCGATGTTCTTCGCCGGGGTCAAGCCCGTCGAGTACGGCGCCCACTCCTTCTACATCGAGCGCTATCCCGAGGGCCGGGAGGCGACGGTCGCCTGGGGCAGCCTCGATCTGAGGTTCGCCAACGACTCCGGCAAGGCCGTCTACATCCAGGCCGAGTCCACCGACACCTCGGTGACCGTCAGCTTCCTCGGCACGAAGAAGTACGACGAGATCACGTCGGTCAAGGGGCCGCGCACCAACGTGCGGCAGCCGGCGAAGAAGGTGAGCACCGTCGAGAAGTGCGTGCCGCAGACCCCGCTCGAGGGCTTCGACGTCACCGTGCAGCGGATCTTCCGCGACAACGGCCGGGAAGTGCGGCGGGAGCCGTTCCACACGCACTACACCCCGCGTGACGAGGTCACCTGCGCGGAGGCGCCGGGCGAGCGCCGGCCCTGA
- a CDS encoding S8 family peptidase, whose translation MANGPMDRHAFGEQPNRPNGSVMGQGSEYTGRYVVLLDPSDQESGINALRASADIASVERVRGAEAGNVAELLERPDVSVLFEDLAAAVVEVRPEQRHALVTTAEAEPSIIAAEPERMVYALPITAPQQAPTEFFPAFRSDEDVVARHTRTEIAAAQGPASDEQSFTWGLQAIRANLTNLTGRGVKIAVLDTGVDTDHPDFAGRIEATESFVPGETVEDGHGHGTHCIGTAAGPANPRQGPRYGVAPEAQILAGKVLSNAGSGSDGQILAGMAWAVSRGARVISMSLGARVRPGELFPQTYEILAQRALERGTVIVAAAGNDSRRPQDIQPVGRPANCPSILAVAALDKAIEPSFFSNAGINGQGGEINIAAPGRDVHSAAPGGGYQQMSGTSMATPHVAGAIALLAQATPNASAAELMAGLKSGAFPLTQPLRDVGAGLLQAP comes from the coding sequence ATGGCGAACGGCCCCATGGACAGGCACGCCTTCGGCGAGCAGCCCAACCGGCCCAACGGCTCCGTCATGGGCCAGGGCTCGGAGTACACCGGCCGGTACGTGGTTCTGCTCGACCCGAGCGACCAGGAGAGCGGAATCAACGCACTGCGTGCCTCCGCCGACATAGCGTCCGTCGAGCGCGTTCGAGGCGCCGAGGCCGGGAACGTGGCCGAACTCCTCGAGCGCCCCGACGTCTCGGTGCTCTTCGAGGATCTCGCCGCAGCCGTCGTCGAGGTGCGGCCCGAGCAGCGCCACGCGCTGGTGACCACGGCCGAGGCGGAGCCCTCGATCATCGCGGCGGAACCGGAGCGCATGGTCTACGCGTTGCCGATCACCGCCCCGCAGCAGGCGCCCACCGAGTTCTTCCCGGCCTTCCGCAGCGACGAGGACGTGGTCGCCCGCCACACCAGGACCGAGATCGCCGCCGCCCAGGGCCCGGCCTCGGACGAGCAGAGCTTCACCTGGGGCCTGCAGGCGATCCGGGCCAACCTGACCAACCTGACCGGACGCGGTGTGAAGATCGCCGTCCTGGACACCGGAGTGGACACCGACCACCCGGACTTCGCCGGCCGCATCGAGGCGACGGAATCCTTCGTGCCCGGCGAGACCGTCGAGGACGGCCACGGCCACGGCACGCACTGCATCGGCACCGCCGCCGGTCCGGCCAACCCCCGGCAGGGCCCCCGCTACGGCGTGGCCCCCGAGGCCCAGATCCTCGCGGGAAAGGTGCTCAGCAACGCGGGCAGCGGCAGTGACGGCCAGATCCTGGCGGGCATGGCCTGGGCCGTCTCCCGCGGCGCGCGGGTGATCTCCATGTCGCTCGGCGCACGGGTCCGACCGGGTGAGCTCTTCCCGCAGACCTACGAGATCCTGGCCCAGCGCGCGCTGGAGCGCGGGACGGTGATCGTCGCCGCCGCGGGCAACGACAGCCGCCGGCCCCAGGACATCCAGCCCGTCGGCCGGCCCGCCAACTGCCCCTCCATCCTCGCGGTGGCCGCGCTCGACAAGGCGATCGAGCCGTCGTTCTTCTCCAACGCCGGCATCAACGGCCAGGGCGGCGAGATCAACATCGCCGCGCCCGGCAGGGACGTGCACTCGGCCGCCCCCGGCGGCGGGTACCAGCAGATGAGCGGCACCAGCATGGCCACGCCGCACGTGGCGGGTGCCATCGCCCTGCTCGCCCAGGCGACCCCCAACGCTTCCGCGGCCGAACTCATGGCCGGCCTGAAGTCCGGCGCGTTCCCGCTGACACAGCCCCTCAGGGACGTCGGCGCGGGTCTGCTCCAGGCCCCGTGA
- a CDS encoding phosphotransferase has protein sequence MEPWELRRAVEAGRATASEAGLQADDVVVISNSDRVVLRLVPCGVLARVAPLGHLAASEFEVEVARRLADVDAPVAELEPRVDPRVFVRDAFAISLWTSYEPVGTEIAPADYADALMRHHAALRRIDLAAPHFTERVAGALREVSDREQSPELPGPDRELLSATLGGLGTAISVERDGDQLLHGEPHPGNLLDTRRGPLFVDLATCCRGPVEFDLAHAPEEVGKHYAGADQGLMHRCRALGWAMFSAWRWRRDDRMPDRDRWRAEGLDQVRAALDRCGPG, from the coding sequence ATGGAGCCATGGGAACTCCGTCGTGCGGTCGAGGCAGGACGGGCGACCGCTTCGGAGGCAGGTCTCCAGGCCGACGACGTGGTCGTCATCAGCAACTCGGACCGTGTCGTGCTGCGTCTGGTCCCATGCGGTGTTCTGGCTCGGGTCGCGCCTCTGGGGCATCTGGCTGCTTCCGAGTTCGAAGTGGAGGTCGCCCGCCGTCTCGCCGACGTCGACGCTCCGGTGGCTGAGCTCGAGCCCCGGGTCGATCCCCGAGTCTTCGTGCGTGATGCCTTCGCCATCTCGCTCTGGACCTCCTACGAACCTGTGGGAACAGAGATCGCGCCGGCCGACTACGCAGACGCGCTCATGCGGCACCATGCCGCCCTGCGCCGGATCGACCTGGCCGCACCGCATTTCACCGAACGAGTCGCCGGCGCGCTGAGAGAGGTGAGCGACCGGGAGCAGTCCCCCGAGCTGCCCGGTCCCGACCGGGAACTCCTCAGCGCCACACTCGGTGGACTCGGCACCGCGATCAGCGTCGAGAGGGACGGCGACCAGCTGCTGCACGGCGAGCCGCATCCGGGAAACCTCCTCGACACGAGGAGAGGGCCGCTTTTCGTGGACCTCGCCACGTGCTGTCGCGGGCCGGTCGAGTTCGACCTCGCCCATGCGCCCGAAGAAGTGGGAAAGCACTATGCCGGAGCCGACCAGGGCCTGATGCACCGGTGCCGCGCCCTGGGCTGGGCGATGTTCTCGGCCTGGCGCTGGCGCCGGGACGACCGGATGCCCGACCGGGACCGCTGGAGAGCGGAGGGGCTCGACCAGGTTCGTGCTGCACTCGATCGCTGCGGACCGGGCTGA
- the exaC gene encoding acetaldehyde dehydrogenase ExaC, whose amino-acid sequence MTRYAAPGSEGAIVSYQPRYDHFIGGEYVPPVRGQYFENPSPVNGQPFTEVARGTAEDVEAALDAAHAAAPGWGRRPAAERSDILLKIADRMEAGLESLAVAESWENGKPVRETLAADIPLAIDHFRYFAGAVRAQEGSLSEVDDDTVAYHFHEPLGVVAQIIPWNFPILMATWKLAPALAAGNAVVLKPAEQTPVSIHYWLSLVSDLLPPGVLNIVNGFGPEAGKPLASSPRVAKIAFTGETSTGRLIMQYAAENLKPVTLELGGKSPNIFFDDVWEKDDELRDKALEGFTMFALNQGEVCTCPSRGLIQRGNYPDFLAAAVARTELIRPGHPLDTDTMIGAQASGEQLAKILSYIDIGRQEGAKVLTGGERAEYDGDLKGGYYVQPTIFEGDNRMRVFQEEIFGPVVSVASFDDFDDAIKIANDTSYGLGAGVWTRDINTAYRAGRAIQAGRVWTNCYHAYPAHAAFGGYKQSGIGRETHKMMLDHYQQTKNLLVSYSPKKLGFF is encoded by the coding sequence ATGACTCGTTACGCGGCGCCCGGAAGCGAGGGCGCGATCGTCTCCTACCAGCCCCGCTACGACCACTTCATCGGCGGGGAGTACGTACCCCCGGTCAGGGGGCAGTACTTCGAGAACCCGAGTCCGGTGAACGGGCAGCCGTTCACCGAGGTGGCGCGCGGTACGGCGGAGGACGTCGAGGCGGCACTCGACGCGGCCCACGCGGCCGCGCCCGGCTGGGGGCGCAGGCCGGCGGCCGAACGGTCCGACATCCTGCTGAAGATCGCCGACCGCATGGAGGCCGGCCTGGAGTCACTCGCGGTCGCGGAGAGCTGGGAGAACGGCAAGCCCGTACGGGAGACCCTGGCGGCCGACATCCCGCTGGCCATCGACCACTTCCGCTACTTCGCCGGCGCCGTGCGCGCCCAGGAGGGCTCGCTCAGCGAGGTCGACGACGACACGGTCGCCTATCACTTCCACGAGCCGCTGGGCGTCGTCGCCCAGATCATCCCGTGGAACTTCCCCATCCTGATGGCGACATGGAAGCTCGCACCCGCCCTCGCCGCGGGCAACGCGGTTGTCCTCAAGCCCGCCGAACAGACTCCGGTCTCCATCCACTACTGGCTGAGCCTTGTCTCCGACCTGCTGCCGCCGGGGGTACTGAACATCGTCAACGGCTTCGGCCCGGAAGCCGGAAAGCCGCTCGCCTCCAGTCCGCGGGTGGCGAAGATCGCCTTCACCGGCGAGACGTCCACCGGACGGCTGATCATGCAGTACGCGGCCGAGAACCTGAAGCCGGTCACGCTGGAACTGGGCGGCAAGTCACCGAACATCTTCTTCGACGACGTGTGGGAGAAGGACGACGAGCTGCGCGACAAGGCCCTCGAAGGGTTCACGATGTTCGCGCTGAACCAGGGAGAGGTGTGCACCTGCCCCTCCCGCGGGCTGATCCAGCGCGGCAACTACCCCGACTTCCTGGCCGCGGCCGTCGCCCGCACCGAACTGATCAGGCCCGGACACCCGCTCGACACCGACACGATGATCGGCGCACAGGCGTCCGGCGAGCAGCTGGCCAAGATCCTCTCCTACATCGACATCGGCCGACAGGAGGGCGCCAAGGTCCTCACGGGCGGTGAACGCGCCGAGTACGACGGTGACTTGAAGGGCGGCTACTACGTGCAGCCGACCATCTTCGAGGGCGACAACCGGATGCGTGTCTTCCAGGAGGAGATCTTCGGCCCCGTCGTCTCGGTGGCCTCGTTCGACGACTTCGACGACGCGATCAAGATCGCCAACGACACCTCGTACGGTCTCGGCGCGGGCGTGTGGACCCGCGACATCAACACGGCCTACCGCGCCGGCCGCGCCATCCAGGCGGGCCGCGTCTGGACGAACTGCTACCACGCCTACCCCGCGCACGCGGCGTTCGGCGGCTACAAGCAGTCCGGGATCGGCCGGGAGACGCACAAGATGATGCTGGACCACTACCAGCAGACGAAGAACCTCCTCGTGTCGTACTCGCCGAAGAAGCTCGGCTTCTTCTAG
- a CDS encoding GAF domain-containing protein produces the protein MTDPWVALEPGADPAERVRVLHRAHETFTEAGAVPPPVRGVVADSWRRSARAGVHPDGTADVELTDGDLGTCRAEHPLAHVMPLFRELMGTFASDGRHLLAVCDAHGRLLWVEGHTSTLRQAGRMNFVPGARWAESAVGTNAPGTAVAVDRPVQVFAAEHFVRRVQPWTCAAAPVHDPHTGRLLGAVDITGGDGLAHPHSLGFVQAVARAAESQLALLAPRRPDEGGPALVTLGRDQAVLTAGGRSIRLSRRHSEILVLLARRPDGLTGDELLCALYEDESVTPVTLRAELARLRQVLGPGLLGSRPYRLTAPLESDIAAVERRLAAGAVTTALATYAGPLLPASQAPAVVRLRRRLADGLRAALIARSDADLLADWAHAPWGEEDLDVWRALVTARPTASNLARLASLESELAAPDGWVRCEDR, from the coding sequence TTGACCGATCCCTGGGTAGCCCTGGAACCGGGGGCCGACCCTGCCGAGCGCGTACGTGTGCTGCACCGGGCGCACGAGACCTTCACCGAGGCCGGCGCGGTGCCGCCCCCGGTGCGCGGTGTGGTCGCCGACTCGTGGCGGCGCTCGGCACGCGCCGGCGTCCACCCGGACGGCACCGCCGACGTCGAACTGACGGACGGTGACCTCGGGACCTGCCGCGCCGAGCACCCGCTGGCTCATGTGATGCCGCTGTTCCGGGAGTTGATGGGCACGTTCGCCTCCGACGGCCGGCATCTGCTGGCGGTGTGCGACGCGCACGGCAGACTGCTGTGGGTCGAGGGGCACACGTCGACGCTGCGCCAGGCGGGGCGGATGAACTTCGTGCCCGGCGCGCGGTGGGCGGAAAGCGCGGTCGGGACGAACGCGCCGGGCACGGCGGTCGCCGTGGACCGTCCGGTCCAGGTGTTCGCGGCCGAGCACTTCGTGCGGCGCGTGCAGCCGTGGACGTGCGCGGCGGCCCCCGTGCACGACCCGCACACGGGGCGGCTGCTCGGTGCCGTGGACATCACCGGCGGGGACGGTCTCGCGCACCCGCACAGCCTGGGCTTCGTACAGGCCGTGGCACGCGCGGCGGAATCCCAGCTGGCGCTGCTCGCCCCGAGGCGCCCGGACGAAGGCGGGCCCGCACTGGTGACACTGGGCCGCGACCAGGCCGTGCTGACGGCAGGTGGCCGCAGTATCCGGCTCAGCCGCCGGCACAGCGAGATCCTCGTCCTGCTGGCCCGGCGCCCCGACGGCCTGACCGGCGACGAACTGCTGTGCGCCCTGTACGAGGACGAGTCGGTGACACCGGTGACGCTGCGCGCGGAGCTCGCCCGGCTGCGTCAGGTGCTCGGCCCGGGACTGCTCGGCTCGCGCCCCTACCGGCTCACGGCACCCCTGGAGTCGGACATCGCCGCCGTCGAACGTCGGCTGGCGGCCGGCGCGGTCACCACCGCCCTGGCCACCTATGCGGGCCCCCTGCTGCCCGCCTCCCAGGCACCGGCGGTCGTACGGCTCAGGCGCCGCCTCGCCGACGGACTGCGCGCGGCACTGATCGCCCGCTCGGACGCCGACCTGCTGGCCGACTGGGCCCACGCGCCGTGGGGCGAAGAGGACCTGGACGTGTGGCGGGCACTGGTCACGGCCCGGCCGACGGCATCGAACCTGGCCCGTCTGGCCTCACTCGAATCGGAGTTGGCGGCCCCGGACGGCTGGGTCCGCTGCGAGGACCGGTAG